GACGGTGCCGTCGCCCCGACCGGCCCGGGCCGCTACGAGCAGCGCATCGCCCTGGCCTTCGGCATCGCCGACCTCGGCCGGCCCGCCGACGGATGGCTGCTGGACACCGTGCGCTGGGGGTGGCGGACCCGGCTGCTCGTGGGTCTGGAGGTCGATCTGCGGTTGCGGCTGCGTCAGGCCGCCGAGCAGGCCGCGGTCGGCGTCTTCGCGGTCAATCTGCGGGATCTGCTGCTGGCCGCGCCGGCGGGCGGCCGGCCCACGCTGGGACTGGACCCCGGGTTCCGCACCGGGGTCAAGGTGGCGGTGGTCGACGGCACGGGCAAGGTCGTCGCGACCGACACGATCCATCCGCACCAGCCGCACAACCGGTGGGACGCGGCGGTGGCCGGTCTGTCCGCCCTGGTGGCGGCGCACGGGGTGGAGCTGATCGCCATCGGCAACGGGACCGCTTCCCGGGAGACCGAGAAACTCGCCTCCGCCGTCGTCGCCGCCGTCACCGCGGCGGGGGGGCCGGCACCGACGCCCGTCATGGTGTCCGAGGCCGGTGCGTCGGTGTACTCGGCGTCGGCCTACGCGGCCGGCGAACTGCCGGACCTGGACGTGACCATCCGCGGTGCCGTCTCGATCGCGCGGCGTCTGCAGGATCCGCTGGCCGAACTGGTGAAGATCGACCCGAAGTCGATCGGCGTGGGGCAGTACCAGCACGACATCACCGAGGGGCTGCTGGCCCGTTCGCTGGATGCCGTCGTGGAGGACTGCGTCAACGCGGTCGGGGTGGACCTGAACACCGCATCGGCCCCGCTGCTGCGCCGGGTCTCGGGCATCACCACGACCCTGGCCGAGAACATCGTCACCCACCGCGAGGCCAATGGGCCGTTCCGGACCCGGGCGGCACTGTCCGCCGTACCGCGGCTCGGGCCCCGGGCCTTCGAGCAGTGCGCCGGTTTCCTCCGCGTCCGCGGCGGTGACGAGCCGCTGGACGCCTCCAGCGTCCACCCCGAGGCCTACCCGGTGGCCCGCCGGATCGCGGCGGACGCCGGGGTCGGGGTCGGAGCGCTCATCGGCAACACCGCGGTCCTGCAGTCCACCCGGCCGCAGCGCTTCGTGGACGACCGGTTCGGTCTGCCCACCGTCACCGACATTCTGTCGGAATTGGAAAAACCGGGCCGCGATCCGCGCCCGGATTTCCGGACCGCGACATTCACGGCCGGCATCGAGAAGATCTCCGATCTTCGACCGGGAATGGTGGTGGAGGGGGCCGTGACGAATGTGGCGGCGTTTGGGGCTTTTGTCGATATCGGGGTCCACCAGGACGGCCTGGTGCATGTGTCCGCCATGTCCGACCAGTTCGTCAGCGACCCCCGGACCGTGGTGCGATCCGGGGACGTGGTGAAGGTCAAGGTGATGTCGGTGGACGTCGATCGCAAGCGCATCGGACTGAGCCTGCGCCTGGACGACGAGATCGGCGCCGAGAACAGCGGGGGCACTCGCGGGGGGTCACGGCCTCCGGCCGGGGCAGGACGACGACCTGCCGCCGGGGGAGGGCGACGTGGCGATCGTGCGGGATCCGGCGCGGCGAAAGGGACCTCGGGCTTGAGTGGCGGAGTGCGTGGCGGGCAAGCGGCCGGCGGGTCGATGGCCGACGCCCTCCGGCGGGCCGGCTTCGGGCGCTGACCGCGTCGCCGGGTCCGGAGGACAACGGGAATGGTCGACCAGCTGCCCCGAAGGTCGGTCGGCCGGTCCCCCTTCGTCCCCGGCCGGTCACCCTCGGGTACCGCGGCTCGGCAGTCGGGTCAGTTCTTCACTCCCACAGAGGAGCGCGCGGCCCCGGCTGACGACGGGTGTCCGCCTGTTTCGTGAATTGGAGTGAAAAACCCCGTCATCGCCATTCTGTGTGACATTCAGATGGCCGCCGATATGACGGTGTGCAACGATTCCGTCGTGCTCCGCAGAGCGCGGGGCGGAATCGGGGGATTTCCATGACCACCACTTCACCGTCGCGGGAGGCGTCCGGCGTCAGCCCCGCCCGACGTGGCGGGGTCCGCGCCCTGCTGGTCGCGACCGTCGTCGCCCTGACCGCGGCCGGGGCGCTGCCGGCCACGGCGGCCCCGGCGCAGGTGTACGCGGCTCCGGCGCTGACCGCGGCCGCCGCCTCCAGTGGGGACACGCTCGGTGCGGGCGGCGCCCTGGCCGCGGGCGAGGTTCTCACCAGCAGCAACGGGCAGTACCGGGCGGCTATGCAGACCGACGGCAACTTCGTCGTCTACGGCCCGAAGGGCCCGCTCTGGTGGACCGGCACCAACAAGGGGGCGTCGTCCTTCGTCGCGATGCAGACCGACGGCAACCTGGTCGTGTACAGCGGCGGCGCCGCCTCCCGCCCGCTGTGGGCCACCTACTCGGTGGGCTCCAACGCGCGCCTGGTCATCCAGGACGACGGCAACCTGGTCATCTACAGCGGTGAGCGTCCGCTCTGGTCCCGCCTGACCGGGAACTTCCGGTACGACGTCCTCGCGCCCGGGAAGGTCCTGCTGCCGGGGTACGGCCTGATCTCGCTGAACGGCATGTTCACCGCGGCCATGCAGGAGGACGGCAACTTCGTGGTCTACGGCCCCGGCGACAAGGTGCTGTACACCACCAACACCGGCGGCGCCATCGGCGCCTACCTGGTGATGCGAAGCAGCGGCACGGCCTCCCTGTACAACAAGCAGGGCTCGATCCTCGGCTCGCTGGGCGGAGACGTCCCCGGTTCCTGCATGGTGATGCAGAACGACGGCAACCTGGTCATCTACACCAAGGGTGGCCGGGCGACCTGGTGGTCCCGCTAATTCCCTCTGCGGTAGCGGTCGCCACTGCGACCGACGCGACGGCCGTCGACCGATC
This window of the Nakamurella flava genome carries:
- a CDS encoding Tex family protein, producing the protein MTSAAIPPHVSRAPGSGPAVPPDPDPAAVTARVGRQIAEELGVAPWQVAAAVELLDGGATVPFVARYRKEVTGSLDDTQLRTLTERLGYLRDLEDRRATVLASIRQQGKLTDDLAAAIATADTKSRLEDIYLPYRPKRRTKAQIAREAGLQPLAERLLADPTLDPHSVAAGFLRVDPTDEHPVPDTAAALAGARSILVERFSEHADLVGGLRELVWQHGRLTSAVVAGKEADGAKFSDYFDYSEPLSRIPSHRMLALLRGEKDGVLTVRLDPEPAVGDGAVAPTGPGRYEQRIALAFGIADLGRPADGWLLDTVRWGWRTRLLVGLEVDLRLRLRQAAEQAAVGVFAVNLRDLLLAAPAGGRPTLGLDPGFRTGVKVAVVDGTGKVVATDTIHPHQPHNRWDAAVAGLSALVAAHGVELIAIGNGTASRETEKLASAVVAAVTAAGGPAPTPVMVSEAGASVYSASAYAAGELPDLDVTIRGAVSIARRLQDPLAELVKIDPKSIGVGQYQHDITEGLLARSLDAVVEDCVNAVGVDLNTASAPLLRRVSGITTTLAENIVTHREANGPFRTRAALSAVPRLGPRAFEQCAGFLRVRGGDEPLDASSVHPEAYPVARRIAADAGVGVGALIGNTAVLQSTRPQRFVDDRFGLPTVTDILSELEKPGRDPRPDFRTATFTAGIEKISDLRPGMVVEGAVTNVAAFGAFVDIGVHQDGLVHVSAMSDQFVSDPRTVVRSGDVVKVKVMSVDVDRKRIGLSLRLDDEIGAENSGGTRGGSRPPAGAGRRPAAGGGRRGDRAGSGAAKGTSGLSGGVRGGQAAGGSMADALRRAGFGR
- a CDS encoding curculin domain-containing protein — encoded protein: MTTTSPSREASGVSPARRGGVRALLVATVVALTAAGALPATAAPAQVYAAPALTAAAASSGDTLGAGGALAAGEVLTSSNGQYRAAMQTDGNFVVYGPKGPLWWTGTNKGASSFVAMQTDGNLVVYSGGAASRPLWATYSVGSNARLVIQDDGNLVIYSGERPLWSRLTGNFRYDVLAPGKVLLPGYGLISLNGMFTAAMQEDGNFVVYGPGDKVLYTTNTGGAIGAYLVMRSSGTASLYNKQGSILGSLGGDVPGSCMVMQNDGNLVIYTKGGRATWWSR